The region CCGTTGAGTAAATTTTTTACGGGTTGATTAGCCCCGCGATGGCCGAATTTTAACTTATACGTCCGGCCCCCCATGGCCAGCCCTAAAAGTTGATGACCCAGGCAGATCCCAAAAATCGGCTTTTTACCCAGAAGAGACCGTATGGTCTCGATGGCGTAAGTCAGGGCCGCCGGATCGCCAGGCCCGTTGGATAGAAAAATTCCGTGGGGATCCAGCGATAAAATTTTTTCGGCAGCCGTCTTGGCCGGGACCACCAAGACCTGGCACCCCCGGCTGGTTAAGTGGCGGATGATGTTATGCTTGATCCCGAAATCCAAGGCTATCACCTTATACTTTTTTCCCACGGAGGGCGGGATTGCCTGACCTTTCGCCCATTCCCAGAGCCCGGTTCCCGTCCCCATGACCCTCTTCTGGCCCCACTCATACGCCTGCGAACAGGTAACCGCCTGAACCCAATCGCTCCCCACCATAGGTGGAGAATTGCGGGCTTTGGTCACTAAAGACTCGGGGTTCAAATCTTCGGTGGATAGAATCCCCCGCATGGCACCGGCCGTACGGATGTGTTTGGTCAAGGCGCGAGTGTCCA is a window of Deltaproteobacteria bacterium DNA encoding:
- the carA gene encoding glutamine-hydrolyzing carbamoyl-phosphate synthase small subunit, with the protein product MKSDRPRAVLALEDGKIFPGWSWGAPGERCGEVVFNTSMTGYQEVLTDPSYKGQIVTMTYPLIGNYGVNPEDCESTQPWVEGFVVKENSLFPSNWRSQGSLGDFLKGYGIIGIEGVDTRALTKHIRTAGAMRGILSTEDLNPESLVTKARNSPPMVGSDWVQAVTCSQAYEWGQKRVMGTGTGLWEWAKGQAIPPSVGKKYKVIALDFGIKHNIIRHLTSRGCQVLVVPAKTAAEKILSLDPHGIFLSNGPGDPAALTYAIETIRSLLGKKPIFGICLGHQLLGLAMGGRTYKLKFGHRGANQPVKNLLNGKIEITTQNHGFCVDRDTLPAGQVEVTHINLNDQSLEGMRHRSLPVFSVQYHPEASAGPHDAAYLFDEFISLMEKYSPA